GTCCTCCCCGTCGAGGCCCGACACGTCAAGGGTGCGCGCATATCCCACGAGCGCCGGCGGGACCTGCCACCTGACGGGTTGGTCGACCACGCCACGGCGAACCCGGTCGCGGATCACGACGGTGCCGGCCGCCAGGTCCCCGAGCCGTTGGTTCCGCGACGTCACCAGCGAGGTCACGATCGCCGGGATGCCCAGCAGCAGGTAGAAGTCGACCAGCGCCAGCAGCCACCGGATCGAGGCATGGCGGAACCGGACGGTCCCGCCGTCGACGGTGACGACCCGCAACCCCAGCAGCGCCTTGCCGGGTGTCCGCCCGCGCAGCAGCACCTCGCACGCCACGGGCACCCCCCACAGGATCGCGAAGTTCAGCAGCAGGAACGCCACGATCGCGAGCCAACCGGGGCCACCGTCGAGGCCCAGGCCGAAGCCGACCCCGACCGCCAGGACCGCGGCCAGGACCACGGCGTACTGCAGCGTGAACAGGATGACCAGGTCGACCAGGATGGCCAGGCTGCGGGACCCCAGGTCGGCCAGCGGCAGGTCGATGGTCACCGCCTCGGGCGTGACCAGGGCGGCCCGCCGCCGGCTGGCGCCGACGGGGCTCGGCACGACGCTCACGCGAGTCCCCTCACGAGTCGTACAGCGCCTCGATCTGATCGCTGTACGTGGCGTGCACGCCCCGCCGCTTGAGCTTCATGGTGGCCGTCAGCTGTGCCGAGTCGGGCACCCAGTCGTCGCCGAGCACCGTCCACTTCTTGATCTGCTCGACGTTGTTGAAGCCCTTGATGACCTCGCGCACGCCGCGGTCGATCTCCTCCAGCACCATCGGGTCCTCGGCGAGGGCGGCCAGCGAACGGTCCTCGATGCCCTTGTCCAGCGCCCAGCCGGGGGCCGCGTCGGGGTCGAGGACCAGCAGGGCGGTCAGGAACGGCCGGTCGTCACCGATGACGCAGGCCTGTCCGACCAGCGGCAGGGACTTCAGCATCGCCTCGATGTTGGCCGGCGAGACGTTCTTGCCGCCTGCGGTGATGATCAGCTCCTTCTTGCGGTCCACGATCGAGAGGTACCCCTCGTCGTCGAACTCGCCGATGTCACCGGTGTGCAGCCAGCCGTCGTCGTCGAAGGCCTCGGCGGTCCGTTCGGGGTCCTTGTAGTAGCCGCGGGTGACGATGGGGCCGCGGCACAGGACCTCCCCGTCCTCCGCCAGCACGACCTCGGTGCCAGGAAGGGCCCGGCCGACCGCGCGGCGCTTGACCCGGTAGGGGTCCCACGTCATGCCCCCCGTGTTCTCGCTCATGCCGTAGATCTCGCTGAACGGCACCCCGATGCCACGCATGAAGTCGAACACGAAACCGGGCAGCGGCGCTGCGCCGGTGAAGGCCATGCGCATCTCGTCCAGGCCCACCATGGTCCGCAGCGGGGCGAACGCCACCGCGTCGACCTGCTGGTGCATGGCGGCGAGCTCGGGCGGAACGGGCTGGTCGTCGGCCTCCAGCGCAGCGACCTTCTGCCCGACCTGCAGCGCCTGCTCGAACTTCTCCGCGGAGTCCCCACCCTTGGCCGCGACCGCGGCGAGGATGCCCGACCGGAGCTTCTCGAAGACCCGGGGCGGACCGAAGAGCACCTGGGGCCGAACGGCCACCATGTAGGGCAGCAGCGCGGTCGGGTCGGGGCAGGTGGTGACGACGTGCCGCTGGCGAA
The nucleotide sequence above comes from Euzebya pacifica. Encoded proteins:
- a CDS encoding RDD family protein, whose amino-acid sequence is MSVVPSPVGASRRRAALVTPEAVTIDLPLADLGSRSLAILVDLVILFTLQYAVVLAAVLAVGVGFGLGLDGGPGWLAIVAFLLLNFAILWGVPVACEVLLRGRTPGKALLGLRVVTVDGGTVRFRHASIRWLLALVDFYLLLGIPAIVTSLVTSRNQRLGDLAAGTVVIRDRVRRGVVDQPVRWQVPPALVGYARTLDVSGLDGEDYSLVRTFLLRSGSFAADQRQRIGEEVAATIAQRMRHRRPAGMHPEALLVCAAALVQQRDTTPVPTAPDIVDPFAPG
- a CDS encoding AMP-dependent synthetase/ligase, whose protein sequence is MPETLTREQLLEDIEGQTVGQWLLDAAAEQPDDVALRWKDGDAWQQWSWAQVLDRASRIAGTFRSWGIEPGDSVALFLRNRPEFHVADLGGLLCRAKTVSIYNSSAPEQVEYLLGHMEAKAVICDDVEFLERLLKVRGQLPDLEHVVVVDDPEDLRPDDVLSFASLLEGDPVDVESAVAASQPDDVVTLIYTSGTTGQPKGVMLDHTNICAAGQATFGLLREEDRTGQRMVSYLPMAHIAERMVSHYGWLRQRHVVTTCPDPTALLPYMVAVRPQVLFGPPRVFEKLRSGILAAVAAKGGDSAEKFEQALQVGQKVAALEADDQPVPPELAAMHQQVDAVAFAPLRTMVGLDEMRMAFTGAAPLPGFVFDFMRGIGVPFSEIYGMSENTGGMTWDPYRVKRRAVGRALPGTEVVLAEDGEVLCRGPIVTRGYYKDPERTAEAFDDDGWLHTGDIGEFDDEGYLSIVDRKKELIITAGGKNVSPANIEAMLKSLPLVGQACVIGDDRPFLTALLVLDPDAAPGWALDKGIEDRSLAALAEDPMVLEEIDRGVREVIKGFNNVEQIKKWTVLGDDWVPDSAQLTATMKLKRRGVHATYSDQIEALYDS